A stretch of Buteo buteo chromosome 9, bButBut1.hap1.1, whole genome shotgun sequence DNA encodes these proteins:
- the TRIM29 gene encoding tripartite motif-containing protein 29 isoform X3 produces METGSAARTNGTTGKPEDVKSPSAPKKEEEVKKTTNPGGGEKEAMKSTGGASLETGQIKSSLFSGSDWKRPIIQFVESSDEKRSTYFSMDSADSKKMQYASGQIGDMRRPPLSFAEKGDLRKPLFSLDSKKSFLPSEGEGRKSLFSGGQMGDLKKSSLPLVETGDLRRSTFNKPDRAAGSRPRVKLEDVLCDSCIDNKQKAVKSCLVCQASFCELHLKPHLEGAAFRDHQLLDPIRDFEARKCPVHGKTMELFCQTDQMCICYLCMFQEHKNHSTVTVEIEKAGKEAELSLQKEQLQLKIIEVEDEMDKWQKERDRIKNYTTNEKATVDQHFKELIRDLERQRDEVKAALDQREKIASENVKEIVDELEERAKLLREDKENREQIHQISDSVLFLQEFGALMRNYVPPPSLPTYSVLLEGESMSPSMGLLRDDLLNVCMRHVEKICKADLGRNFIERNHMENGDHRYMMNNYEWNQPDNLKRFSMFLSPKASFNPRSWEFSSFQATEETLVGNGTKLPFQFSSVGQNPPGDFSKQSDGSLFTKTAYPSIVRHQSAKVTPQTWKSSKQSVLQSKRNSTSSDRTRLR; encoded by the exons ATGGAAACGGGGAGCGCAGCGAGGACAAATGGCACCACTGGGAAGCCAGAGGATGTGAAGAGTCCATCTGCCcccaaaaaagaagaagaagtgAAGAAGACCACAAACCCTGGTGGAGGTGAAAAGGAAGCTATGAAGAGCACTGGTGGTGCTTCTTTGGAGACAGGGCAAATCAAGAGCTCCCTCTTCTctgggagtgactggaagaGGCCCATCATTCAGTTTGTGGAGTCATCCGATGAGAAGAGATCGACCTACTTCAGCATGGATTCGGCAGATTCAAAGAAGATGCAATATGCCAGTGGACAGATAGGAGACATGAGGAGACCACCCCTCTCCTTTGCAGAGAAAGGCGATCTCAGGAAGCCCCTCTTCTCCTTGGATTCCAAAAAAAGCTTCCTGCCTAgtgaaggggaagggaggaagtcGTTGTTCTCTGGGGGGCAGATGGGGGACCTGAAGAAAAGTTCCCTCCCTCTCGTGGAGACAGGGGACCTGAGAAGATCCACCTTCAACAAGCCTGACAGAGCAGCTGGGTCACGGCCCAGGGTGAAGCTCGAGGATGTTCTGTGTGATTCCTGCATTGATAACAAGCAAAAGGCCGTGAAGTCCTGCTTGGTGTGCCAGGCTTCCTTCTGTGAGCTGCACCTCAAGCCCCATCTGGAGGGAGCAGCTTTCCGGGACCACCAGCTCCTGGACCCCATCAGGGACTTTGAAGCAAGAAAATGCCCTGTGCATGGGAAGACCATGGAGCTGTTCTGTCAGACAGACCAGATGTGCATCTGCTACCTCTGCATGTTCCAGGAGCACAAGAACCACAGCACAGTGACAGTGGAGATCGAGAAAGCGGGAAAAGAG GCTGAGCTTTCACTGCAGAAAGAGCAACTGCAGCTGAAGATCATTGAGGTAGAAGATGAAATGGATAAGTGGCAGAAGGAGAGGGACCGTATCAAG AACTACACCACCAACGAGAAAGCCACAGTGGACCAGCATTTCAAAGAGCTGATCCGCGACCTGGAAAGGCAGAGGGATGAAGTGAAGGCTGCCCTGGACCAGAGGGAAAAGATTGCATCAGAGAATGTAAAAGAAATCGTGGATGAGCTGGAAGAGAGGGCAAAGCTTCTGCGGGAGGACAAGGAGAACAGGGAGCAGATCCACCAGATCAGTGACTCTGTGCTCTTCCTGCAG GAGTTTGGGGCTTTGATGCGGAATTACGTCCCCCCTCCATCTCTCCCAACATACAGTGTGCTGCTTGAAGGGGAGAGCATGAGCCCATCTATGGGACTCCTCAGAGATGACCTCCTTAACGTCTGCATGAGGCATGTGGAGAAGATCTGCAAGGCAGACCTTGGCCGCAACTTCATAGAGAGGAACCACATGGAGAACG GTGACCACCGGTACATGATGAACAACTATGAGTGGAACCAGCCTGACAATCTTAAGAGATTTTCCATGTTCCTGTCTCCCAAAG CCAGTTTCAACCCACGATCATGGGAATTTTCCTCCTTCCAAGCGACTGAGGAAACACTTG TAGGCAATGGTACTAAGCTGCCTTTTCAGTTCTCCTCGGTGGGACAGAATCCGCCTGGTGACTTCAGCAAACAGTCTGACGGGAGCCTCTTCACTAAGACCG CTTATCCTTCAATAGTGAGACATCAGTCTGCAAAGGTGACGCCACAGACATGGAAATCCTCTAAGCAGTCTGTATTG CAAAGCAAGAGGAATTCCACCTCCTCAGACAGGACCCGACTGCGCTGA
- the TRIM29 gene encoding tripartite motif-containing protein 29 isoform X8, which produces METGSAARTNGTTGKPEDVKSPSAPKKEEEVKKTTNPGGGEKEAMKSTGGASLETGQIKSSLFSGSDWKRPIIQFVESSDEKRSTYFSMDSADSKKMQYASGQIGDMRRPPLSFAEKGDLRKPLFSLDSKKSFLPSEGEGRKSLFSGGQMGDLKKSSLPLVETGDLRRSTFNKPDRAAGSRPRVKLEDVLCDSCIDNKQKAVKSCLVCQASFCELHLKPHLEGAAFRDHQLLDPIRDFEARKCPVHGKTMELFCQTDQMCICYLCMFQEHKNHSTVTVEIEKAGKEAELSLQKEQLQLKIIEVEDEMDKWQKERDRIKNYTTNEKATVDQHFKELIRDLERQRDEVKAALDQREKIASENVKEIVDELEERAKLLREDKENREQIHQISDSVLFLQEFGALMRNYVPPPSLPTYSVLLEGESMSPSMGLLRDDLLNVCMRHVEKICKADLGRNFIERNHMENGDHRYMMNNYEWNQPDNLKRFSMFLSPKASFNPRSWEFSSFQATEETLVGNGTKLPFQFSSVGQNPPGDFSKQSDGSLFTKTAKQEEFHLLRQDPTALM; this is translated from the exons ATGGAAACGGGGAGCGCAGCGAGGACAAATGGCACCACTGGGAAGCCAGAGGATGTGAAGAGTCCATCTGCCcccaaaaaagaagaagaagtgAAGAAGACCACAAACCCTGGTGGAGGTGAAAAGGAAGCTATGAAGAGCACTGGTGGTGCTTCTTTGGAGACAGGGCAAATCAAGAGCTCCCTCTTCTctgggagtgactggaagaGGCCCATCATTCAGTTTGTGGAGTCATCCGATGAGAAGAGATCGACCTACTTCAGCATGGATTCGGCAGATTCAAAGAAGATGCAATATGCCAGTGGACAGATAGGAGACATGAGGAGACCACCCCTCTCCTTTGCAGAGAAAGGCGATCTCAGGAAGCCCCTCTTCTCCTTGGATTCCAAAAAAAGCTTCCTGCCTAgtgaaggggaagggaggaagtcGTTGTTCTCTGGGGGGCAGATGGGGGACCTGAAGAAAAGTTCCCTCCCTCTCGTGGAGACAGGGGACCTGAGAAGATCCACCTTCAACAAGCCTGACAGAGCAGCTGGGTCACGGCCCAGGGTGAAGCTCGAGGATGTTCTGTGTGATTCCTGCATTGATAACAAGCAAAAGGCCGTGAAGTCCTGCTTGGTGTGCCAGGCTTCCTTCTGTGAGCTGCACCTCAAGCCCCATCTGGAGGGAGCAGCTTTCCGGGACCACCAGCTCCTGGACCCCATCAGGGACTTTGAAGCAAGAAAATGCCCTGTGCATGGGAAGACCATGGAGCTGTTCTGTCAGACAGACCAGATGTGCATCTGCTACCTCTGCATGTTCCAGGAGCACAAGAACCACAGCACAGTGACAGTGGAGATCGAGAAAGCGGGAAAAGAG GCTGAGCTTTCACTGCAGAAAGAGCAACTGCAGCTGAAGATCATTGAGGTAGAAGATGAAATGGATAAGTGGCAGAAGGAGAGGGACCGTATCAAG AACTACACCACCAACGAGAAAGCCACAGTGGACCAGCATTTCAAAGAGCTGATCCGCGACCTGGAAAGGCAGAGGGATGAAGTGAAGGCTGCCCTGGACCAGAGGGAAAAGATTGCATCAGAGAATGTAAAAGAAATCGTGGATGAGCTGGAAGAGAGGGCAAAGCTTCTGCGGGAGGACAAGGAGAACAGGGAGCAGATCCACCAGATCAGTGACTCTGTGCTCTTCCTGCAG GAGTTTGGGGCTTTGATGCGGAATTACGTCCCCCCTCCATCTCTCCCAACATACAGTGTGCTGCTTGAAGGGGAGAGCATGAGCCCATCTATGGGACTCCTCAGAGATGACCTCCTTAACGTCTGCATGAGGCATGTGGAGAAGATCTGCAAGGCAGACCTTGGCCGCAACTTCATAGAGAGGAACCACATGGAGAACG GTGACCACCGGTACATGATGAACAACTATGAGTGGAACCAGCCTGACAATCTTAAGAGATTTTCCATGTTCCTGTCTCCCAAAG CCAGTTTCAACCCACGATCATGGGAATTTTCCTCCTTCCAAGCGACTGAGGAAACACTTG TAGGCAATGGTACTAAGCTGCCTTTTCAGTTCTCCTCGGTGGGACAGAATCCGCCTGGTGACTTCAGCAAACAGTCTGACGGGAGCCTCTTCACTAAGACCG CAAAGCAAGAGGAATTCCACCTCCTCAGACAGGACCCGACTGCGCTGATGTAA
- the TRIM29 gene encoding tripartite motif-containing protein 29 isoform X14, translated as METGSAARTNGTTGKPEDVKSPSAPKKEEEVKKTTNPGGGEKEAMKSTGGASLETGQIKSSLFSGSDWKRPIIQFVESSDEKRSTYFSMDSADSKKMQYASGQIGDMRRPPLSFAEKGDLRKPLFSLDSKKSFLPSEGEGRKSLFSGGQMGDLKKSSLPLVETGDLRRSTFNKPDRAAGSRPRVKLEDVLCDSCIDNKQKAVKSCLVCQASFCELHLKPHLEGAAFRDHQLLDPIRDFEARKCPVHGKTMELFCQTDQMCICYLCMFQEHKNHSTVTVEIEKAGKEAELSLQKEQLQLKIIEVEDEMDKWQKERDRIKNYTTNEKATVDQHFKELIRDLERQRDEVKAALDQREKIASENVKEIVDELEERAKLLREDKENREQIHQISDSVLFLQEFGALMRNYVPPPSLPTYSVLLEGESMSPSMGLLRDDLLNVCMRHVEKICKADLGRNFIERNHMENGDHRYMMNNYEWNQPDNLKRFSMFLSPKVGNGTKLPFQFSSVGQNPPGDFSKQSDGSLFTKTAKQEEFHLLRQDPTALM; from the exons ATGGAAACGGGGAGCGCAGCGAGGACAAATGGCACCACTGGGAAGCCAGAGGATGTGAAGAGTCCATCTGCCcccaaaaaagaagaagaagtgAAGAAGACCACAAACCCTGGTGGAGGTGAAAAGGAAGCTATGAAGAGCACTGGTGGTGCTTCTTTGGAGACAGGGCAAATCAAGAGCTCCCTCTTCTctgggagtgactggaagaGGCCCATCATTCAGTTTGTGGAGTCATCCGATGAGAAGAGATCGACCTACTTCAGCATGGATTCGGCAGATTCAAAGAAGATGCAATATGCCAGTGGACAGATAGGAGACATGAGGAGACCACCCCTCTCCTTTGCAGAGAAAGGCGATCTCAGGAAGCCCCTCTTCTCCTTGGATTCCAAAAAAAGCTTCCTGCCTAgtgaaggggaagggaggaagtcGTTGTTCTCTGGGGGGCAGATGGGGGACCTGAAGAAAAGTTCCCTCCCTCTCGTGGAGACAGGGGACCTGAGAAGATCCACCTTCAACAAGCCTGACAGAGCAGCTGGGTCACGGCCCAGGGTGAAGCTCGAGGATGTTCTGTGTGATTCCTGCATTGATAACAAGCAAAAGGCCGTGAAGTCCTGCTTGGTGTGCCAGGCTTCCTTCTGTGAGCTGCACCTCAAGCCCCATCTGGAGGGAGCAGCTTTCCGGGACCACCAGCTCCTGGACCCCATCAGGGACTTTGAAGCAAGAAAATGCCCTGTGCATGGGAAGACCATGGAGCTGTTCTGTCAGACAGACCAGATGTGCATCTGCTACCTCTGCATGTTCCAGGAGCACAAGAACCACAGCACAGTGACAGTGGAGATCGAGAAAGCGGGAAAAGAG GCTGAGCTTTCACTGCAGAAAGAGCAACTGCAGCTGAAGATCATTGAGGTAGAAGATGAAATGGATAAGTGGCAGAAGGAGAGGGACCGTATCAAG AACTACACCACCAACGAGAAAGCCACAGTGGACCAGCATTTCAAAGAGCTGATCCGCGACCTGGAAAGGCAGAGGGATGAAGTGAAGGCTGCCCTGGACCAGAGGGAAAAGATTGCATCAGAGAATGTAAAAGAAATCGTGGATGAGCTGGAAGAGAGGGCAAAGCTTCTGCGGGAGGACAAGGAGAACAGGGAGCAGATCCACCAGATCAGTGACTCTGTGCTCTTCCTGCAG GAGTTTGGGGCTTTGATGCGGAATTACGTCCCCCCTCCATCTCTCCCAACATACAGTGTGCTGCTTGAAGGGGAGAGCATGAGCCCATCTATGGGACTCCTCAGAGATGACCTCCTTAACGTCTGCATGAGGCATGTGGAGAAGATCTGCAAGGCAGACCTTGGCCGCAACTTCATAGAGAGGAACCACATGGAGAACG GTGACCACCGGTACATGATGAACAACTATGAGTGGAACCAGCCTGACAATCTTAAGAGATTTTCCATGTTCCTGTCTCCCAAAG TAGGCAATGGTACTAAGCTGCCTTTTCAGTTCTCCTCGGTGGGACAGAATCCGCCTGGTGACTTCAGCAAACAGTCTGACGGGAGCCTCTTCACTAAGACCG CAAAGCAAGAGGAATTCCACCTCCTCAGACAGGACCCGACTGCGCTGATGTAA
- the TRIM29 gene encoding tripartite motif-containing protein 29 isoform X1 encodes METGSAARTNGTTGKPEDVKSPSAPKKEEEVKKTTNPGGGEKEAMKSTGGASLETGQIKSSLFSGSDWKRPIIQFVESSDEKRSTYFSMDSADSKKMQYASGQIGDMRRPPLSFAEKGDLRKPLFSLDSKKSFLPSEGEGRKSLFSGGQMGDLKKSSLPLVETGDLRRSTFNKPDRAAGSRPRVKLEDVLCDSCIDNKQKAVKSCLVCQASFCELHLKPHLEGAAFRDHQLLDPIRDFEARKCPVHGKTMELFCQTDQMCICYLCMFQEHKNHSTVTVEIEKAGKEAELSLQKEQLQLKIIEVEDEMDKWQKERDRIKNYTTNEKATVDQHFKELIRDLERQRDEVKAALDQREKIASENVKEIVDELEERAKLLREDKENREQIHQISDSVLFLQEFGALMRNYVPPPSLPTYSVLLEGESMSPSMGLLRDDLLNVCMRHVEKICKADLGRNFIERNHMENGDHRYMMNNYEWNQPDNLKRFSMFLSPKASFNPRSWEFSSFQATEETLVGNGTKLPFQFSSVGQNPPGDFSKQSDGSLFTKTAYPSIVRHQSAKVTPQTWKSSKQSVLSHYRPFYVNKGNGATSNEAP; translated from the exons ATGGAAACGGGGAGCGCAGCGAGGACAAATGGCACCACTGGGAAGCCAGAGGATGTGAAGAGTCCATCTGCCcccaaaaaagaagaagaagtgAAGAAGACCACAAACCCTGGTGGAGGTGAAAAGGAAGCTATGAAGAGCACTGGTGGTGCTTCTTTGGAGACAGGGCAAATCAAGAGCTCCCTCTTCTctgggagtgactggaagaGGCCCATCATTCAGTTTGTGGAGTCATCCGATGAGAAGAGATCGACCTACTTCAGCATGGATTCGGCAGATTCAAAGAAGATGCAATATGCCAGTGGACAGATAGGAGACATGAGGAGACCACCCCTCTCCTTTGCAGAGAAAGGCGATCTCAGGAAGCCCCTCTTCTCCTTGGATTCCAAAAAAAGCTTCCTGCCTAgtgaaggggaagggaggaagtcGTTGTTCTCTGGGGGGCAGATGGGGGACCTGAAGAAAAGTTCCCTCCCTCTCGTGGAGACAGGGGACCTGAGAAGATCCACCTTCAACAAGCCTGACAGAGCAGCTGGGTCACGGCCCAGGGTGAAGCTCGAGGATGTTCTGTGTGATTCCTGCATTGATAACAAGCAAAAGGCCGTGAAGTCCTGCTTGGTGTGCCAGGCTTCCTTCTGTGAGCTGCACCTCAAGCCCCATCTGGAGGGAGCAGCTTTCCGGGACCACCAGCTCCTGGACCCCATCAGGGACTTTGAAGCAAGAAAATGCCCTGTGCATGGGAAGACCATGGAGCTGTTCTGTCAGACAGACCAGATGTGCATCTGCTACCTCTGCATGTTCCAGGAGCACAAGAACCACAGCACAGTGACAGTGGAGATCGAGAAAGCGGGAAAAGAG GCTGAGCTTTCACTGCAGAAAGAGCAACTGCAGCTGAAGATCATTGAGGTAGAAGATGAAATGGATAAGTGGCAGAAGGAGAGGGACCGTATCAAG AACTACACCACCAACGAGAAAGCCACAGTGGACCAGCATTTCAAAGAGCTGATCCGCGACCTGGAAAGGCAGAGGGATGAAGTGAAGGCTGCCCTGGACCAGAGGGAAAAGATTGCATCAGAGAATGTAAAAGAAATCGTGGATGAGCTGGAAGAGAGGGCAAAGCTTCTGCGGGAGGACAAGGAGAACAGGGAGCAGATCCACCAGATCAGTGACTCTGTGCTCTTCCTGCAG GAGTTTGGGGCTTTGATGCGGAATTACGTCCCCCCTCCATCTCTCCCAACATACAGTGTGCTGCTTGAAGGGGAGAGCATGAGCCCATCTATGGGACTCCTCAGAGATGACCTCCTTAACGTCTGCATGAGGCATGTGGAGAAGATCTGCAAGGCAGACCTTGGCCGCAACTTCATAGAGAGGAACCACATGGAGAACG GTGACCACCGGTACATGATGAACAACTATGAGTGGAACCAGCCTGACAATCTTAAGAGATTTTCCATGTTCCTGTCTCCCAAAG CCAGTTTCAACCCACGATCATGGGAATTTTCCTCCTTCCAAGCGACTGAGGAAACACTTG TAGGCAATGGTACTAAGCTGCCTTTTCAGTTCTCCTCGGTGGGACAGAATCCGCCTGGTGACTTCAGCAAACAGTCTGACGGGAGCCTCTTCACTAAGACCG CTTATCCTTCAATAGTGAGACATCAGTCTGCAAAGGTGACGCCACAGACATGGAAATCCTCTAAGCAGTCTGTATTG TCACATTACCGCCCCTTTTACGTCAACAAAGGCAATGGAGCCACCTCCAACGAGGCACCTTGA
- the TRIM29 gene encoding tripartite motif-containing protein 29 isoform X6, whose amino-acid sequence METGSAARTNGTTGKPEDVKSPSAPKKEEEVKKTTNPGGGEKEAMKSTGGASLETGQIKSSLFSGSDWKRPIIQFVESSDEKRSTYFSMDSADSKKMQYASGQIGDMRRPPLSFAEKGDLRKPLFSLDSKKSFLPSEGEGRKSLFSGGQMGDLKKSSLPLVETGDLRRSTFNKPDRAAGSRPRVKLEDVLCDSCIDNKQKAVKSCLVCQASFCELHLKPHLEGAAFRDHQLLDPIRDFEARKCPVHGKTMELFCQTDQMCICYLCMFQEHKNHSTVTVEIEKAGKEAELSLQKEQLQLKIIEVEDEMDKWQKERDRIKNYTTNEKATVDQHFKELIRDLERQRDEVKAALDQREKIASENVKEIVDELEERAKLLREDKENREQIHQISDSVLFLQEFGALMRNYVPPPSLPTYSVLLEGESMSPSMGLLRDDLLNVCMRHVEKICKADLGRNFIERNHMENGDHRYMMNNYEWNQPDNLKRFSMFLSPKGNGTKLPFQFSSVGQNPPGDFSKQSDGSLFTKTAYPSIVRHQSAKVTPQTWKSSKQSVLSHYRPFYVNKGNGATSNEAP is encoded by the exons ATGGAAACGGGGAGCGCAGCGAGGACAAATGGCACCACTGGGAAGCCAGAGGATGTGAAGAGTCCATCTGCCcccaaaaaagaagaagaagtgAAGAAGACCACAAACCCTGGTGGAGGTGAAAAGGAAGCTATGAAGAGCACTGGTGGTGCTTCTTTGGAGACAGGGCAAATCAAGAGCTCCCTCTTCTctgggagtgactggaagaGGCCCATCATTCAGTTTGTGGAGTCATCCGATGAGAAGAGATCGACCTACTTCAGCATGGATTCGGCAGATTCAAAGAAGATGCAATATGCCAGTGGACAGATAGGAGACATGAGGAGACCACCCCTCTCCTTTGCAGAGAAAGGCGATCTCAGGAAGCCCCTCTTCTCCTTGGATTCCAAAAAAAGCTTCCTGCCTAgtgaaggggaagggaggaagtcGTTGTTCTCTGGGGGGCAGATGGGGGACCTGAAGAAAAGTTCCCTCCCTCTCGTGGAGACAGGGGACCTGAGAAGATCCACCTTCAACAAGCCTGACAGAGCAGCTGGGTCACGGCCCAGGGTGAAGCTCGAGGATGTTCTGTGTGATTCCTGCATTGATAACAAGCAAAAGGCCGTGAAGTCCTGCTTGGTGTGCCAGGCTTCCTTCTGTGAGCTGCACCTCAAGCCCCATCTGGAGGGAGCAGCTTTCCGGGACCACCAGCTCCTGGACCCCATCAGGGACTTTGAAGCAAGAAAATGCCCTGTGCATGGGAAGACCATGGAGCTGTTCTGTCAGACAGACCAGATGTGCATCTGCTACCTCTGCATGTTCCAGGAGCACAAGAACCACAGCACAGTGACAGTGGAGATCGAGAAAGCGGGAAAAGAG GCTGAGCTTTCACTGCAGAAAGAGCAACTGCAGCTGAAGATCATTGAGGTAGAAGATGAAATGGATAAGTGGCAGAAGGAGAGGGACCGTATCAAG AACTACACCACCAACGAGAAAGCCACAGTGGACCAGCATTTCAAAGAGCTGATCCGCGACCTGGAAAGGCAGAGGGATGAAGTGAAGGCTGCCCTGGACCAGAGGGAAAAGATTGCATCAGAGAATGTAAAAGAAATCGTGGATGAGCTGGAAGAGAGGGCAAAGCTTCTGCGGGAGGACAAGGAGAACAGGGAGCAGATCCACCAGATCAGTGACTCTGTGCTCTTCCTGCAG GAGTTTGGGGCTTTGATGCGGAATTACGTCCCCCCTCCATCTCTCCCAACATACAGTGTGCTGCTTGAAGGGGAGAGCATGAGCCCATCTATGGGACTCCTCAGAGATGACCTCCTTAACGTCTGCATGAGGCATGTGGAGAAGATCTGCAAGGCAGACCTTGGCCGCAACTTCATAGAGAGGAACCACATGGAGAACG GTGACCACCGGTACATGATGAACAACTATGAGTGGAACCAGCCTGACAATCTTAAGAGATTTTCCATGTTCCTGTCTCCCAAAG GCAATGGTACTAAGCTGCCTTTTCAGTTCTCCTCGGTGGGACAGAATCCGCCTGGTGACTTCAGCAAACAGTCTGACGGGAGCCTCTTCACTAAGACCG CTTATCCTTCAATAGTGAGACATCAGTCTGCAAAGGTGACGCCACAGACATGGAAATCCTCTAAGCAGTCTGTATTG TCACATTACCGCCCCTTTTACGTCAACAAAGGCAATGGAGCCACCTCCAACGAGGCACCTTGA
- the TRIM29 gene encoding tripartite motif-containing protein 29 isoform X9 — protein METGSAARTNGTTGKPEDVKSPSAPKKEEEVKKTTNPGGGEKEAMKSTGGASLETGQIKSSLFSGSDWKRPIIQFVESSDEKRSTYFSMDSADSKKMQYASGQIGDMRRPPLSFAEKGDLRKPLFSLDSKKSFLPSEGEGRKSLFSGGQMGDLKKSSLPLVETGDLRRSTFNKPDRAAGSRPRVKLEDVLCDSCIDNKQKAVKSCLVCQASFCELHLKPHLEGAAFRDHQLLDPIRDFEARKCPVHGKTMELFCQTDQMCICYLCMFQEHKNHSTVTVEIEKAGKEAELSLQKEQLQLKIIEVEDEMDKWQKERDRIKNYTTNEKATVDQHFKELIRDLERQRDEVKAALDQREKIASENVKEIVDELEERAKLLREDKENREQIHQISDSVLFLQEFGALMRNYVPPPSLPTYSVLLEGESMSPSMGLLRDDLLNVCMRHVEKICKADLGRNFIERNHMENGDHRYMMNNYEWNQPDNLKRFSMFLSPKASFNPRSWEFSSFQATEETLGNGTKLPFQFSSVGQNPPGDFSKQSDGSLFTKTAKQEEFHLLRQDPTALM, from the exons ATGGAAACGGGGAGCGCAGCGAGGACAAATGGCACCACTGGGAAGCCAGAGGATGTGAAGAGTCCATCTGCCcccaaaaaagaagaagaagtgAAGAAGACCACAAACCCTGGTGGAGGTGAAAAGGAAGCTATGAAGAGCACTGGTGGTGCTTCTTTGGAGACAGGGCAAATCAAGAGCTCCCTCTTCTctgggagtgactggaagaGGCCCATCATTCAGTTTGTGGAGTCATCCGATGAGAAGAGATCGACCTACTTCAGCATGGATTCGGCAGATTCAAAGAAGATGCAATATGCCAGTGGACAGATAGGAGACATGAGGAGACCACCCCTCTCCTTTGCAGAGAAAGGCGATCTCAGGAAGCCCCTCTTCTCCTTGGATTCCAAAAAAAGCTTCCTGCCTAgtgaaggggaagggaggaagtcGTTGTTCTCTGGGGGGCAGATGGGGGACCTGAAGAAAAGTTCCCTCCCTCTCGTGGAGACAGGGGACCTGAGAAGATCCACCTTCAACAAGCCTGACAGAGCAGCTGGGTCACGGCCCAGGGTGAAGCTCGAGGATGTTCTGTGTGATTCCTGCATTGATAACAAGCAAAAGGCCGTGAAGTCCTGCTTGGTGTGCCAGGCTTCCTTCTGTGAGCTGCACCTCAAGCCCCATCTGGAGGGAGCAGCTTTCCGGGACCACCAGCTCCTGGACCCCATCAGGGACTTTGAAGCAAGAAAATGCCCTGTGCATGGGAAGACCATGGAGCTGTTCTGTCAGACAGACCAGATGTGCATCTGCTACCTCTGCATGTTCCAGGAGCACAAGAACCACAGCACAGTGACAGTGGAGATCGAGAAAGCGGGAAAAGAG GCTGAGCTTTCACTGCAGAAAGAGCAACTGCAGCTGAAGATCATTGAGGTAGAAGATGAAATGGATAAGTGGCAGAAGGAGAGGGACCGTATCAAG AACTACACCACCAACGAGAAAGCCACAGTGGACCAGCATTTCAAAGAGCTGATCCGCGACCTGGAAAGGCAGAGGGATGAAGTGAAGGCTGCCCTGGACCAGAGGGAAAAGATTGCATCAGAGAATGTAAAAGAAATCGTGGATGAGCTGGAAGAGAGGGCAAAGCTTCTGCGGGAGGACAAGGAGAACAGGGAGCAGATCCACCAGATCAGTGACTCTGTGCTCTTCCTGCAG GAGTTTGGGGCTTTGATGCGGAATTACGTCCCCCCTCCATCTCTCCCAACATACAGTGTGCTGCTTGAAGGGGAGAGCATGAGCCCATCTATGGGACTCCTCAGAGATGACCTCCTTAACGTCTGCATGAGGCATGTGGAGAAGATCTGCAAGGCAGACCTTGGCCGCAACTTCATAGAGAGGAACCACATGGAGAACG GTGACCACCGGTACATGATGAACAACTATGAGTGGAACCAGCCTGACAATCTTAAGAGATTTTCCATGTTCCTGTCTCCCAAAG CCAGTTTCAACCCACGATCATGGGAATTTTCCTCCTTCCAAGCGACTGAGGAAACACTTG GCAATGGTACTAAGCTGCCTTTTCAGTTCTCCTCGGTGGGACAGAATCCGCCTGGTGACTTCAGCAAACAGTCTGACGGGAGCCTCTTCACTAAGACCG CAAAGCAAGAGGAATTCCACCTCCTCAGACAGGACCCGACTGCGCTGATGTAA